The following proteins are co-located in the Paraburkholderia phytofirmans PsJN genome:
- a CDS encoding histidine phosphatase family protein, with product MPDYQLPKRRRIFLMRHGDVTYFDDSGRAIDPETVPLNANGREQASAAGRVFAEQQVRFDRVIVSGLPRTIETARRVLAEINQQIELEIEPAWEEIRGGKLSNIPLQDIEAAFLGVFDGIVPESTRFLDGETIGALFDRVLPAVAALREDSSWDTVLLVLHGGVNRAILSHALTAGGRTFFGHLAQATGCINALDVGAAPRDWVLRTINYSPPSPLHRDVRNTTMEMLYAQFTQYKRS from the coding sequence ATGCCTGACTATCAACTGCCCAAGCGCCGCCGCATCTTTCTGATGCGTCACGGCGACGTTACCTATTTCGACGACTCCGGCCGCGCGATCGATCCCGAAACGGTGCCGCTGAACGCTAACGGCCGCGAGCAGGCCAGCGCGGCAGGCCGCGTGTTCGCCGAACAGCAGGTCCGCTTCGACCGGGTGATTGTGAGTGGCCTGCCGCGTACCATCGAAACCGCGCGGCGTGTGTTGGCCGAGATCAACCAGCAGATCGAACTTGAAATCGAGCCCGCCTGGGAAGAGATTCGCGGCGGCAAGCTCAGCAATATTCCGCTGCAGGACATCGAGGCCGCGTTTCTTGGCGTGTTCGACGGCATCGTGCCGGAAAGCACGCGGTTTCTCGACGGCGAGACCATCGGCGCGCTGTTCGATCGCGTCTTGCCCGCAGTCGCTGCGTTGCGCGAGGACTCGTCGTGGGACACCGTGCTGCTCGTTCTGCATGGCGGCGTGAACCGGGCGATCCTGTCGCATGCGCTCACGGCCGGCGGCCGCACGTTCTTCGGCCATCTGGCGCAAGCCACCGGCTGCATCAACGCGCTCGACGTGGGCGCGGCGCCGCGCGACTGGGTCCTGCGCACGATCAACTATTCACCACCGTCGCCGCTGCATCGCGACGTCCGCAACACCACGATGGAAATGCTCTACGCACAGTTTACCCAATACAAGCGTAGCTGA
- a CDS encoding glutathione binding-like protein produces the protein MIDVYSWATPNGHKIHIMLEETGLAYNVHGVNIGTGDQFNPEFLAISPNNKIPAIVDSEGPKGADGQPFALFESGAILIYLAEKTGKFLPTDPAARYSTLQWLMFQMGGLGPMLGQTHHFRNYAPEQIEYAVNRYTNETKRLYGVMDTQLGKTQYLAGNDYTIADIAAFPWTRSWQNQGLELDAFPNVKRWHEEIAARPAVVRGVEVLASARQPLMDDKAKEVLFGATQYAKH, from the coding sequence ATGATCGATGTCTATAGCTGGGCAACCCCGAACGGCCACAAGATTCACATCATGCTCGAGGAGACGGGCCTCGCGTACAACGTACACGGTGTGAATATCGGCACGGGCGACCAGTTCAACCCCGAGTTTCTCGCCATCAGCCCGAACAACAAGATCCCGGCAATCGTCGATTCCGAAGGCCCCAAGGGCGCGGACGGCCAGCCGTTCGCTCTCTTCGAATCCGGCGCGATTCTGATTTATCTCGCCGAGAAAACCGGCAAGTTTCTGCCGACCGATCCGGCTGCGCGCTATTCGACGCTGCAATGGCTGATGTTCCAGATGGGCGGTCTGGGTCCGATGCTCGGTCAAACGCACCACTTCCGCAACTACGCGCCGGAGCAGATTGAATACGCGGTCAACCGTTACACGAACGAAACGAAGCGCCTGTATGGCGTGATGGACACGCAACTCGGCAAGACGCAATATCTCGCGGGCAACGACTATACGATCGCGGACATCGCCGCCTTCCCGTGGACACGCTCGTGGCAAAACCAGGGCTTGGAACTCGACGCGTTTCCGAATGTGAAGCGCTGGCATGAAGAGATCGCCGCGCGTCCTGCGGTCGTGCGCGGTGTTGAAGTGCTGGCGTCCGCGCGTCAACCGCTCATGGACGACAAGGCGAAGGAAGTGCTGTTCGGTGCGACGCAATACGCGAAGCATTGA
- a CDS encoding oxepin-CoA hydrolase, alternative type: MSAELLTSRPTESESTLVLTLSNPGARNALHPDMYAAGIEALDSVERDASIRAVVITGADNFFCAGGNLNRLLENRAKDPSVQAESIDLLGEWISAVRLSSKPVIAAVDGAAAGAGFSLALACDLIVAADEAKFVMSYARVGLTPDGGGSWFLAQALPRQLATEVLIEGKPIGATRLHELGVVNKLAKTGAVRDAAVAWADELGKISPNSVARIKGLISAAGAQPLADHLVAERDSFVASLHHREGLEGISAFLEKRAPVYK, translated from the coding sequence ATGAGCGCCGAACTGCTGACCTCGCGCCCCACCGAAAGCGAATCGACACTGGTCCTCACGCTCTCGAACCCAGGCGCACGCAACGCGCTGCATCCGGACATGTACGCCGCCGGCATCGAGGCGCTGGACTCGGTGGAACGCGATGCGTCGATTCGCGCCGTCGTGATCACCGGCGCGGACAACTTCTTCTGCGCGGGCGGCAATCTGAACCGTTTGCTGGAAAATCGCGCGAAAGATCCATCCGTGCAAGCGGAGAGCATCGATCTGCTCGGCGAATGGATCTCGGCGGTGCGTCTTTCGTCGAAGCCGGTGATCGCTGCGGTCGATGGCGCCGCCGCCGGCGCGGGCTTCTCGCTCGCGCTCGCGTGCGACCTGATCGTGGCCGCGGACGAAGCCAAATTCGTCATGTCGTATGCACGCGTCGGCCTGACGCCCGACGGCGGCGGCTCGTGGTTTCTGGCTCAAGCGCTGCCGCGTCAACTGGCCACCGAAGTGTTGATCGAAGGCAAACCGATCGGCGCCACACGTCTGCATGAACTCGGTGTCGTCAACAAACTGGCAAAGACCGGCGCCGTGCGCGACGCCGCAGTCGCCTGGGCCGACGAACTCGGCAAGATTTCGCCCAACTCGGTCGCGCGCATCAAGGGGTTGATCAGCGCAGCCGGCGCGCAGCCGCTCGCCGATCATCTCGTGGCGGAGCGCGACAGCTTTGTCGCCTCGCTGCATCATCGCGAAGGGCTGGAAGGGATTTCCGCATTCCTCGAAAAACGCGCGCCGGTCTACAAGTGA
- a CDS encoding acyl-CoA dehydrogenase family protein: protein MNFDYTPKVQALREKLLAFFDEHIYPNEQAFYAEIARNRHSGNAWLPTELIEQLKQKARDAGLWNLFLPDSVRGAGLTNLEYAPLCEIMGRVPWAPEVFNCNAPDTGNMETIERYGSDDNKRAWLEPLLQGQIRSAFLMTEPEVASSDATNIQTSIVRDGDYYVVNGHKWWSSGAGDPRCKIYIVMGKTDPEAPRHQQQSMILIPADATGIAVHRPLTVFGYDDAPHGHMEITLENVRVPVGNMLLGEGRGFEIAQGRLGPGRIHHCMRLIGLAERALELMSKRSLQRVAFGKPVAAQGVTQERIAEARCMIEQARLLTLKTAYMMDTVGNKGARGEIAMIKVVAPNMACQVIDWAIQAHGGGGVSDDFPLAYAYASARTLRFADGPDEVHRNAIAKLELARYMDAGAAARVETPITRV from the coding sequence ATGAATTTCGATTACACCCCGAAGGTTCAAGCGTTGCGCGAAAAACTGCTCGCCTTCTTCGACGAGCACATCTATCCGAACGAGCAGGCGTTTTACGCGGAGATCGCACGCAATCGCCATAGCGGTAACGCGTGGCTGCCGACCGAGCTGATCGAACAGCTCAAACAGAAAGCGCGCGACGCCGGCTTGTGGAACCTGTTTCTGCCCGACTCCGTGCGCGGCGCCGGCCTGACGAATCTCGAATATGCGCCGTTGTGCGAGATCATGGGCCGCGTGCCCTGGGCGCCTGAAGTATTCAACTGCAACGCGCCCGACACCGGCAACATGGAAACGATCGAGCGCTACGGCAGCGACGACAACAAGCGTGCGTGGCTCGAACCACTGCTGCAAGGTCAGATCCGTTCGGCGTTTCTGATGACCGAGCCTGAAGTGGCGTCGTCGGACGCGACCAATATCCAGACCAGCATCGTGCGCGATGGCGACTACTATGTGGTCAACGGCCACAAGTGGTGGTCGTCCGGCGCGGGCGATCCGCGCTGCAAGATCTATATCGTCATGGGCAAGACCGATCCGGAAGCACCGCGCCACCAGCAGCAGTCGATGATCCTCATTCCCGCCGACGCCACCGGCATCGCCGTGCATCGGCCGCTGACCGTGTTCGGTTACGACGACGCGCCGCACGGGCACATGGAAATCACGCTAGAGAATGTGCGCGTGCCGGTCGGCAACATGCTGCTCGGCGAAGGCCGCGGCTTCGAGATCGCGCAGGGCCGGCTCGGGCCGGGACGCATCCATCACTGCATGCGTCTAATCGGTCTTGCTGAACGCGCGCTCGAACTCATGTCGAAACGTTCGCTGCAACGTGTTGCGTTCGGCAAACCGGTCGCCGCTCAAGGCGTCACGCAGGAACGTATCGCCGAAGCGCGCTGCATGATCGAGCAGGCGCGTCTTCTCACGCTGAAAACGGCTTACATGATGGACACCGTTGGCAACAAGGGTGCACGCGGCGAGATCGCAATGATCAAGGTCGTCGCGCCGAACATGGCGTGTCAGGTGATCGACTGGGCGATTCAGGCTCACGGCGGCGGCGGTGTTAGCGATGACTTTCCGCTCGCGTATGCCTACGCGTCGGCGCGAACGCTGCGTTTCGCCGACGGTCCCGACGAGGTGCACCGCAATGCGATCGCCAAGCTCGAACTCGCGCGTTATATGGATGCGGGCGCGGCGGCTCGCGTGGAAACGCCAATCACGCGAGTCTGA
- a CDS encoding phosphotransferase, producing MVQATQTGEPEHQPDYSDFEGTRPVSERQRFDTNALAAWLTQHVDGFSGTLTLEQFAGGQSNPTFKLLTPSRSYVMRAKPGPAAKLLPSAHAVEREYRVMHALADTDVPVAKMLALCEDESVIGRAFYVMEFVEGRVLWDQSLPGMTPAERAAIYDEMNRVIAALHSVDVAAVGLADYGKPGNYFARQIGRWSKQYIASETEPIDAMQRLIEWLPQHMPAETGERASVVHGDYRLDNLIFHPEEPRVLAVLDWELSTLGDPLADFAYHCMAWHVDPAQFRGIAGLDWVTLGIPDEQQYVARYCQRTGFKIHGDWNFYLAYNMFRIAAILQGIMKRVVDGTAASAQALDAGRRAKPMAELAWRYAQKVR from the coding sequence ATGGTGCAAGCCACACAGACCGGCGAACCAGAACATCAACCGGATTATTCAGATTTCGAAGGCACGCGCCCCGTCAGCGAGCGGCAACGCTTCGATACCAACGCGCTCGCCGCCTGGCTGACCCAGCATGTCGACGGATTTTCCGGAACGCTCACGCTGGAGCAATTTGCCGGCGGCCAGTCCAATCCCACGTTCAAACTGCTCACGCCATCGCGTTCCTATGTGATGCGCGCCAAGCCTGGGCCGGCGGCGAAACTGCTGCCGTCGGCGCACGCCGTCGAACGTGAATACCGCGTGATGCACGCGCTCGCCGACACCGACGTGCCGGTCGCGAAAATGCTCGCCTTGTGCGAGGACGAAAGCGTGATCGGCCGCGCGTTTTATGTCATGGAGTTCGTCGAGGGCCGCGTGCTGTGGGATCAATCGCTGCCCGGCATGACGCCTGCCGAACGCGCCGCCATCTACGACGAAATGAACCGCGTGATCGCGGCGCTGCACAGCGTCGACGTCGCGGCCGTGGGTCTCGCCGACTACGGCAAACCAGGCAATTACTTCGCGCGCCAGATCGGCCGGTGGAGCAAGCAGTACATCGCCTCCGAGACCGAACCGATCGACGCAATGCAGCGCCTGATCGAATGGCTGCCGCAGCATATGCCGGCCGAAACGGGCGAGCGCGCATCGGTCGTGCATGGCGACTATCGGCTCGACAACCTGATCTTTCATCCCGAGGAACCGCGCGTACTTGCCGTGCTCGACTGGGAGTTGTCGACGCTCGGCGATCCGCTCGCCGATTTCGCGTATCACTGCATGGCTTGGCACGTCGACCCGGCGCAATTCCGTGGCATCGCAGGCCTCGATTGGGTGACTCTCGGCATTCCGGACGAGCAACAGTACGTCGCGCGTTACTGTCAACGTACCGGCTTCAAGATTCACGGCGACTGGAATTTCTACCTGGCGTACAACATGTTTCGCATCGCCGCGATCCTGCAGGGGATCATGAAACGCGTCGTCGACGGTACGGCAGCCAGCGCTCAGGCGCTCGATGCCGGCCGCCGCGCGAAGCCGATGGCCGAACTCGCCTGGCGCTACGCGCAGAAAGTGCGCTGA